In Bacteroidota bacterium, a single window of DNA contains:
- a CDS encoding T9SS type A sorting domain-containing protein, which yields MKNLIILVLTVTLLFVNTLLQAQCYDLSTGADTMGFENNEMADFNLWKIDDTNGNDTTWERSTIPNAYTGDYMIIIRQYNEDWLFSKCFEFDTGKFYDIKFWYNMRYPEVDNQDLMICIGNDTNSNSMNDTIYILNDIEWYAYYWSDTILTFKVSYPDNYYIGWYASGPTYYPVTGIYMDDIIVREHDCSSLSVELGNDTTICAGDSLLLDAGSGFENYSWSTGADSETIKVDSGIFYVEVTDQYGCIAYDTITVDYYYLPNDELIIEDDTVFCLGDSVVLSIELENANCNDYHIYWFQNYYFWNIDSINTIKTTDFYTYIITDTNSKCYKYSDTIWVTAKEPFSNEEICLVTLDDEGYNKIVWEKTSGKRTKEFKIYRESYQADSFGHIGTVAFNSMSTFTDTTSEPEKRFYRYKISVIDSCDNESSLSGFHITLHLSINGGMGNNINLSWNHYYGFWYNTYRIYRGTDPDSMSQIDSLPYTNSTYTDTDPPQGDVYYQIEAKRLVACNPTRGEYCSTLSNFVDNKNISLKNNDWDSDINIYPNPFTTTINLEIKGFNENEETIFELYNTIGNKVFSKSINSNGLFSIDVSMLAVGVYLCRVVNNNNLIRKQIIKL from the coding sequence ATGAAAAATCTGATAATTTTGGTATTAACCGTTACACTTTTATTCGTGAACACATTATTACAAGCACAATGTTATGACCTCTCAACTGGGGCGGATACAATGGGCTTTGAAAATAATGAAATGGCTGATTTTAATTTATGGAAAATTGATGATACAAACGGTAATGATACAACTTGGGAAAGAAGTACTATACCAAATGCTTACACTGGTGATTATATGATTATAATAAGACAATACAATGAAGACTGGTTATTTTCAAAATGTTTTGAATTTGATACAGGGAAATTTTATGACATCAAATTTTGGTACAATATGCGTTATCCTGAGGTTGACAACCAAGATTTAATGATATGTATTGGCAATGATACTAATTCAAATAGCATGAATGATACAATTTATATTTTAAATGATATTGAATGGTATGCTTACTATTGGAGCGACACTATTTTAACATTTAAAGTAAGTTATCCCGACAATTATTATATAGGATGGTATGCAAGCGGTCCAACGTATTATCCCGTGACAGGAATATATATGGATGATATTATTGTAAGGGAACACGATTGTAGTTCGTTATCTGTTGAACTTGGTAACGATACTACCATTTGTGCAGGAGACAGTCTTTTGTTAGATGCAGGTTCAGGCTTTGAAAATTATTCTTGGAGTACCGGAGCAGATAGCGAGACAATAAAAGTGGATTCAGGTATATTTTATGTTGAAGTTACCGACCAATACGGTTGTATAGCTTATGATACAATTACGGTTGATTATTACTATTTGCCCAATGATGAATTAATTATTGAAGATGATACCGTATTTTGCCTTGGAGATAGTGTTGTGCTTAGTATTGAACTTGAAAATGCCAATTGTAATGACTATCATATATATTGGTTTCAAAACTATTACTTTTGGAATATTGATTCGATAAATACAATAAAAACAACAGATTTTTATACTTATATTATTACAGATACAAATAGTAAATGTTATAAATACTCTGATACAATTTGGGTTACTGCAAAAGAACCTTTTAGTAATGAAGAAATATGCCTTGTTACCCTTGATGATGAAGGGTATAATAAAATCGTATGGGAAAAAACCTCAGGTAAAAGAACCAAAGAATTTAAAATTTACCGTGAAAGTTATCAAGCTGACAGCTTTGGACATATAGGAACAGTAGCATTTAATAGCATGAGTACTTTTACAGATACAACTTCAGAACCTGAAAAACGCTTTTACAGATATAAAATTTCAGTTATTGATTCTTGCGATAATGAATCATCTTTAAGTGGTTTTCATATCACACTTCACTTATCAATAAATGGCGGAATGGGAAACAACATTAATCTATCATGGAATCATTATTATGGTTTTTGGTATAATACATATAGGATTTATAGAGGAACCGACCCTGACAGCATGAGCCAAATAGATTCATTGCCTTATACTAATTCCACTTACACGGATACGGATCCACCACAAGGTGATGTATATTACCAGATAGAGGCTAAAAGACTTGTTGCTTGCAATCCGACAAGAGGAGAATATTGCTCTACACTCTCCAATTTTGTTGACAACAAAAATATCAGCTTAAAAAATAATGATTGGGATTCAGATATTAATATTTATCCTAATCCATTTACTACTACTATTAATTTAGAAATTAAAGGATTTAATGAAAATGAGGAAACAATATTTGAGTTATATAATACTATTGGGAATAAAGTGTTTTCAAAAAGTATAAACAGCAACGGATTATTTTCTATTGATGTATCAATGTTAGCTGTAGGTGTATATTTGTGTAGAGTAGTTAATAATAATAATTTAATAAGAAAACAAATCATAAAGTTATGA